The genomic stretch CAACCCACATATTGTCCTGTGAAAAATCATGCTTCAGTTGCTCAAGTTTTAATTTGTAATCACTAATGAAGACCTTCAACATACTGGTGGAAGTCCAATATAACTTTTGGATTTTCTTCTTCCAAGAATATAACAAGGAACCCAATAACAGTTATCACTACTGAATATTCATGCATCTCATGCATGATCATGCTAATGAAAAAAAGTGTATAATACAATTAGCTGCTCAGATGAAGAGAGATTCATAAATAACTATGGCCATTATGACTGGTAGTGAGACTGAAATAAGTAGCTGGCATAAATGAAAAGTACAAACCGGTCAAAATCTGGTAACAAAGGCAAAATATCCACAGCTTCTAATTCAGGCTTCGTTTGATGGACAGGGGGCAGTTTGGCTGCCCTGAAAGATTCTTCGATGGTTTGTATTTGTCTATCCCTGACATAATAAAGAAGGGATCAAACAGAAACATAAGGCAGTGCTCCTGATCCCAGTAAAGGGCATCataaaaaatatgtaaattgaCTTAACATTTAACATGTCAATATACCTATTGTTAAGATTCTCCAAGAAAAGATTTCGACCTTCTTTTGATTCTCGTATTTCTTTTGCTTGTTTCTCAGTAAGAGACTGCAATTCCAGATCAATTAGCATGTTTGTGTACTAAGCTACTGGCAGTAAAAATAAACCCTAAAATATCACACTGTAGTATGTTCTGTACCATTTTTGCAGCTTCCATGCTGATGGGAGAAATGTATTGAGTCTTAACCAACCATGAAACACCTTTATCTGTAGGTCGCTCTTTCCTTCTTATACCTCCTTGCTTGATAGGAGTTACTACCTCGTCGTCAAGCAGTAACTCTTCATCTTCGGGAGAAAGGGCAGTACGAACAGCGGAAGGACTAGAGAAGCATATAAACACGTTATCTGAGACACTAAAGACATTCATTATGGTATAGAAAAATCAAGTGCAAAGCTCTAAAATCTCACTTGTATACACTCATATCAAGTAGGTCAAGAGGTACCCCAAGATCTTGTTCAACATAGAGTTTAGGCTTGTGCATTTTCTCTAAGGATGTGATTGTATATTTGGTATATCTGCCAACAGAGAGACATAATTCTCATGTATTAAAATTTGAATAAAGTAAAAATCTCCACCAGTAAATTCCAAGGAGAAAAAACAGATAAAAATGATGGATAATGTTAGCAGTACAAATTTGGGTCATAAAACATCACATAAATAAATTGTTCAACAGTTGCAAAAAAAAACAATTCTCCAACAATGAACTCAACATAACAATATTCACATAGCATATTTCATTTTTTAACCACCTGCTACTGTCGGTGACCACTGTTCATATTTCCACAAGAAAAGGGTACTCGTGCATAATGCAACCAACAACTTAAGTTTCAAATTTAAGTACAAAACTAATCCCTGAATTTGAATATGctggattaaaagaaaaaaattatgagaGTCAAGCAAAAGCCATGAACTTCTTTTAAATTGTTAATCTTTTTTTATATCTATGTCTATATTAAGCCAAAATGAGAAATTTGAAAGAGCAAAATATGATACATACCGGTCTTTGTCCTTATGCATAGCTAATAACTTTGGTTGTGCGGTTGGATCTGGCAAGTCATTTCTAAACCTGGATTTAAAAAATGAATGAGTGACAAATAATGCAAGACATGACAAGGAAAGAAGGAGGCCTATTTGCAATTGTTAAAGTCATATTATAAATTGACATCAAAGAAAAGATGGAGCATCTGCAGGCAAGGAAGTATACATCTGTCAAGGCTTCTTCCCAAATaatgaataaataatttatagagcAAAGTCAACAGATTTTACTTAGTTTTAACTAGAATTGATGCTGAGGATGAATATATCACCTTATCAATAAGTATAGTTAATCCTGACCAAGGTTCTACATATAATGCCAATACCGATGGCAGATATTGGTGGTCAAACAGACTGGAAAATACCTATTGGCACATATTGGCTCGACCAGCATTTGAAACCTTAATCCGAACACAAATCAACTTCTGACTGAACTAAATCAGGCCCTTACATAGTATTATTAAGCATGTCATTAACAAAATGATTCACCACAGGTAAAAGAAGTCCAAAAGATACAAGATAACATAAAGTTGTGTGTCGTAGTTGAGTGCTAAGGTTCAGTTGATGTCATCAAAGATGTCCAAACCAAACTTGGTATATACTCAAATGACCTAGTTCAAATGAAATTGATCCCAACTACCATGTAGGATATAAAATTGAGGCATAACTTGCAGTTATCATGGCTCAGCTTTTactttaaataaaatttatatagaCAAAAGGACATCTAAAATATCCCCAGGGGTTATTCCAGAATATACATGTCTGAACACGACTGTCTGCAATTCCAGCACCATGGCTGATTCAAGAAAACAGATCCAAAATTGTGTTGATGGGTCAATCATCTGTTACAGCGCAAACTGAGAGGTAATGCATGTAACAGATAACTTGTGCTGATCCTAGCTATCATATTTTTCAGTATGCAATCAACATTCTCTAAACAAGCAAATGTATAAACCAGAAGAACAATGTTCCAGTTATTAGAAAGATAATCTGAAAGAATTAGATCAAAATCAAATTATACAAAGGAGCAACCACAGCAAGAGTACTATAGTTTGCAAATGGAAAATAGTAGATTCTTGCTTGACAAATCTTTATCCATAATAGTACTTTCCATAACAAGTACGTGAGGAAAGAAAATCCTACTCACTTCATCTTGCAGATGAAAGTTGTAGGCTTTTTCAATCGGTTTTCGATCCTTTCCCCACTCAGGAATGGGGTTGTCCGGCGCTCTGCTATACGAGACCCAGTGATGGAGCCATGTGGCCTTGCGCTGCCTGACACCATCATCTGGGTCTTTTGCAGCACAGTGGCTTGTGATTGCTTCAGCAAAAGCTGCCTCTTCTCCTCCTGCTTCTGCTTCTCATACTCTCTCCTTTTCCTcaacctcctctcctcctcaGTCTCCACCCTCATCGAGGTCCCATTGGGGCCTCCAGGTTGGACCGAAACCCTTCCAGCGGGAGGTGCAGAAGGAGGCTTCTGCTGCTTGGGCGGGAGAGATAGCTTCTGCTGCCTCCCAGGGGGCAGGGCCTCTCTAGCGCCCTGATGACGTTGACCCACGTCTGGTGGCACCAACGGGGACTGGTTGGACGAAGGAGGGGGAGGGGGCGGGACTGACGGAGGGGGGATGGGGGGCGGCGGTGGGGGAGGGACGGAAGGGTTTGGCGGCGGGGAGGAAGGCGGAGGGGGCGGTGGGGGCGGCTGGGCCGGAAGGTTATAGTGAGGAGGGTACTGGGAAGAAGGATAAGACATcgacggctgcggctgcggctgcggtgggaGGTGGGGTGGAGGCGGGGGTGGTGGATAGGAGGCcgaaggtggcggcggtggcggtgccTGATGAAGATGAGGGGCGTACGGATACTGCTGCTGCGGCCCGGGCGGCAGCGGCTGCTGCTGGCCGGCGGGGGGGTTAAAGGGGCCAGCGAAACCGTGGCGGGAGGCCGAGCCGGGCGGAATCCGGCCATAACCAGacacggcggaggcggcggcggggccGGAGCCAGGGTAGTTACGGTGCTGGGGGTAGGGCTGGAACTGCGGGTTCATAGGCGGCGGGAGGGTAGGGGGAGGCGGAAGAGCGCTCTGGTTCGGCGGGGGAGGCTGCGCTGCAGCAGGCGGCGGGGGAGGGTGGAAGGGCCTGAAGGAGGCCATTCCCGGCGACCTAGATACTTCGATCGACGCAGACGATGGCTTCTTGAAGCCGAGAATTAGGTTAAAGATGAAGAGAtaggggaagggaagggaagggaaggaacGAAGAGGAGGAACGAACTACTAAAAAGGAGGTAGagacggcggcggcggtggtgatGGAGAAGATGGGGCGGAGGGTGACGATGGCTGGTAGCAGAAGCGGGTGGAAGTCCGCAAAGTCTGTGATGTAGGAATCGCCGGAGGTGAAGGAAGGAGAAAGATGTGACCTCGAAAGGAAATCGATGCGGTGTCGTCGGATGGAATTGGATCGGGTGGGTTGTATCGGGTCGGGCGCTCGAGTTTAACTTCCAATTTGTTGATtcgataattaattaatttattattattatcattattattcttTCTGCTGGTGTTATTATTTGGTGAAAATATTAagtctgttttttttttgtttttttttttgttttcataggAAGTGGGGCTGACTTTATTTTCAGAATTATTTACAAGTAAattatttttgtttgtttttctaATACTAGGAATGCCTACTTATCTAtttctttttcattcttttttttttaccattattatagtgtttttgaataATACGAGAAAATAAATACTGGGTATAAAAAACATTACCATATTTTCCTGGTACTATGTTATAATGATGTTATCCTAATATTGTATAAAAACATTATAGCATAGTATAAAAATTTCATTGCAGTGTTTTCTTGACATTAGTATAGTGTAACATGTTTACTCGATTCACCCTATGGATGGATCGATCCCTAAGAAAGAAAATAAGATGGATGATTGActaaaaattttcttctttctcGTCGATTCACCCAAAATGTTCTAATAGAATCATATTTGACTGGCTCATACCAATCCAACGGGAGCTTAGAAAGATCCGAAACATTATTATCCCTAATTTGAAATCGATTGGATTCAACG from Musa acuminata AAA Group cultivar baxijiao chromosome BXJ1-3, Cavendish_Baxijiao_AAA, whole genome shotgun sequence encodes the following:
- the LOC103977298 gene encoding protein PAF1 homolog, yielding MASFRPFHPPPPPAAAQPPPPNQSALPPPPTLPPPMNPQFQPYPQHRNYPGSGPAAASAVSGYGRIPPGSASRHGFAGPFNPPAGQQQPLPPGPQQQYPYAPHLHQAPPPPPPSASYPPPPPPPHLPPQPQPQPSMSYPSSQYPPHYNLPAQPPPPPPPPSSPPPNPSVPPPPPPPIPPPSVPPPPPPSSNQSPLVPPDVGQRHQGAREALPPGRQQKLSLPPKQQKPPSAPPAGRVSVQPGGPNGTSMRVETEEERRLRKRREYEKQKQEEKRQLLLKQSQATVLQKTQMMVSGSARPHGSITGSRIAERRTTPFLSGERIENRLKKPTTFICKMKFRNDLPDPTAQPKLLAMHKDKDRYTKYTITSLEKMHKPKLYVEQDLGVPLDLLDMSVYNPSAVRTALSPEDEELLLDDEVVTPIKQGGIRRKERPTDKGVSWLVKTQYISPISMEAAKMSLTEKQAKEIRESKEGRNLFLENLNNRDRQIQTIEESFRAAKLPPVHQTKPELEAVDILPLLPDFDRCEDQFVMVNFDGDPTADSEQYNKLDRSIRDELESQAIMKSFIANGSDPMNPEKFLAYMVPQPDELYKDLKSENEDTSYSWVREYHWDVRGDDADDPTTYFVTFGEKDARYLPLPTKLVLQKKKAKEGRSGDEIEQFPVPSRVTVRKKSTTTYGEPNEYGEASRNNEKLDVRNIKRGRSSMDDDLERQHKFQRTEDIDQFSGEEDMSD